A single genomic interval of Vibrio gallicus harbors:
- a CDS encoding ATP-binding cassette domain-containing protein, whose protein sequence is MHIQGLNIGNATTKLVIKDWLLGDKHWGILTTSGDSNRLLEQVLTQEIETDSGVLNQLPQAIGCVSLYEQQKLLERELANDETDFQDSIDYGSSVEQLILELGCSEQKLEDVIQKADLDSLKNRPFRQLSTGETRRLMLARALVLDPQLLILDEPYSGLDIAHRASLTVLLNQLASKMQLIVMTSREDEFPSCISNIALFDNQRLNQTLTMDQWQQHPLRQQVQALSQSKSEDWLGLMESEQSIQPASGALISLTNAKVEYLDGVIFKDFTWSMARGQHWQVRGPNGCGKSTLLGLIVGDHPQCYANDIQIFGIKRGSGESIWDVKKRIGIVSSSLHLQYRVGCNALEVLLSGYFDSIGLYEQPSKKQVQFAQRWLEVLEMGHLAKVGFKSLDYGQQRLLLVARALIKQPELLVLDEPYQGLDFISRQLVHAALDKIASANLSTLLYVTHYQEDELKAIQSFIDFEPHSEGHRLVISHK, encoded by the coding sequence ATGCATATTCAGGGACTCAATATCGGTAATGCTACCACTAAGCTGGTTATTAAGGATTGGCTATTAGGTGACAAGCATTGGGGAATACTCACCACTTCAGGCGATAGCAATCGATTATTGGAACAGGTGCTGACCCAAGAGATTGAGACGGACAGTGGCGTGCTTAACCAGCTCCCACAAGCGATAGGCTGCGTCTCTTTGTATGAACAACAAAAGCTTCTTGAGCGTGAGCTTGCCAATGATGAAACCGACTTTCAGGACTCTATAGATTACGGCTCTAGCGTTGAACAACTTATATTAGAGCTGGGTTGTAGTGAGCAGAAGCTTGAAGATGTAATACAAAAAGCAGACTTAGACTCACTAAAAAATCGACCATTTAGGCAGCTTTCAACAGGGGAAACCCGCCGCTTGATGTTAGCGAGAGCATTAGTTTTAGACCCTCAACTTTTGATACTAGATGAGCCCTACTCTGGATTAGATATAGCGCATAGAGCATCGCTGACCGTACTTCTCAATCAGCTTGCGAGTAAGATGCAGCTGATTGTTATGACCTCGCGAGAGGATGAGTTTCCAAGCTGTATTTCTAATATTGCCCTGTTTGATAATCAAAGGCTAAATCAAACACTGACCATGGATCAATGGCAGCAACATCCCTTGCGGCAGCAGGTACAAGCATTATCTCAATCAAAGAGTGAAGATTGGCTTGGGTTGATGGAGTCGGAACAGTCTATTCAGCCCGCGAGTGGGGCATTGATATCCCTTACCAACGCTAAGGTCGAATACCTTGATGGAGTGATCTTTAAAGACTTCACTTGGAGCATGGCGCGCGGCCAGCACTGGCAGGTGCGTGGACCAAATGGTTGTGGTAAGAGCACCTTATTAGGATTGATTGTTGGAGACCATCCACAATGCTATGCCAATGATATTCAGATATTTGGGATCAAGCGTGGGAGTGGTGAGTCTATCTGGGATGTTAAAAAGCGTATCGGTATTGTCTCTTCATCATTACACCTGCAATACCGGGTTGGGTGTAATGCCCTTGAGGTGCTGTTATCGGGTTACTTTGACTCAATTGGTTTGTATGAGCAACCGAGTAAGAAGCAAGTTCAATTTGCCCAGCGCTGGTTAGAGGTTCTTGAAATGGGTCACTTAGCCAAGGTTGGTTTTAAAAGCCTAGATTACGGGCAGCAACGCTTGTTACTGGTAGCACGAGCGCTTATCAAGCAACCTGAGCTATTGGTGCTGGATGAGCCATATCAAGGGCTAGATTTTATTAGTCGCCAACTTGTACATGCTGCCTTGGATAAGATTGCGAGTGCTAATTTAAGCACCTTGTTGTATGTCACTCACTATCAAGAAGATGAACTTAAAGCAATTCAAAGCTTTATTGACTTTGAACCACACTCAGAAGGGCATCGTTTAGTGATAAGTCACAAATAA
- a CDS encoding DMT family transporter encodes MGYEWLALAAAFLWAISSLISVHPARHLGPFSYSRWRMGCTAVMLTAMAAMIGGWGTVNASHILPMVLSGFIGIFIGDTALFACMNRMGPRQAGLLFSCHALFSAILGYWIFSETWQLAELIGALLVFSGVVTAIFFGRKGASNNDWEALHGKLAIGLSLGLLAALCQALGGIIAKPVMQTDVSPIAASAIRMITAFAAHSLFWLSGAKLAKSQQPITAKIFSITALNGFIAMAVGMTLILYALQQGNVGMVALLSSTTPIMVLPLLWLITKQRPNKYAWFGAILAVIGTGLIVS; translated from the coding sequence ATGGGATACGAATGGTTAGCGCTGGCCGCGGCCTTTTTATGGGCAATATCCAGTCTTATTTCAGTGCATCCTGCACGTCATTTAGGGCCCTTTTCCTATAGTCGGTGGCGCATGGGATGCACAGCGGTAATGCTTACTGCTATGGCAGCCATGATAGGCGGCTGGGGTACAGTCAACGCCTCTCATATCCTCCCCATGGTGCTGTCCGGCTTCATCGGTATCTTTATCGGCGATACGGCCCTATTTGCTTGTATGAACCGTATGGGGCCGAGACAGGCTGGATTACTGTTTTCTTGCCATGCCCTATTTTCAGCCATACTGGGCTATTGGATCTTTAGTGAAACATGGCAACTCGCAGAACTCATTGGGGCACTACTGGTATTCTCAGGTGTAGTAACCGCCATATTTTTTGGTCGTAAGGGAGCCAGTAACAACGATTGGGAAGCACTACACGGTAAGTTAGCTATTGGTTTGTCATTAGGGCTTCTCGCCGCATTATGCCAAGCCCTTGGTGGAATTATTGCAAAGCCAGTAATGCAAACCGATGTCAGCCCGATTGCGGCCTCAGCAATAAGGATGATCACCGCCTTTGCCGCGCATAGCCTATTCTGGTTAAGTGGCGCTAAGCTCGCCAAATCCCAACAGCCAATCACAGCTAAGATATTTTCTATCACTGCCCTCAATGGCTTTATCGCCATGGCAGTCGGCATGACGCTAATATTATATGCTTTGCAGCAAGGTAATGTCGGTATGGTCGCGCTATTGTCCTCGACCACACCAATAATGGTACTTCCATTGCTGTGGTTGATCACCAAGCAGCGGCCCAACAAATACGCATGGTTTGGAGCGATACTTGCCGTAATAGGTACTGGGCTTATTGTATCTTAA
- the epmB gene encoding EF-P beta-lysylation protein EpmB has translation MPHIITQKAVFVEKNWLKQLADGISDPAELLDYLQIDPTQYNQGFIARKAFAQRVPLSFVERMEKGNPNDPLLRQVLPVKEELIEHPDFVLDPLQEQGNKQPSLLHKYRNRVLLILKNSCAINCRYCFRRHFPYAENRGGKAIWQSNIDYIAAHPEIDEVILSGGDPLMAKDEELQFLVTKLAEIPHLKRLRIHSRLPVVIPDRITDALCNILQQTRLKTVLVMHINHPQEISQDLVLACRRLKQADVTLLNQGVLLKGVNDDAKVLVKLGEELFDAGILPYYLYVLDKVAGATHFYIPDAKAKQIMAEVMANTSGYLVPKLTREIGGKPSKTPLDLQLG, from the coding sequence ATGCCGCATATCATAACTCAAAAAGCTGTTTTTGTTGAAAAAAACTGGCTAAAACAACTTGCTGATGGGATCTCCGACCCTGCAGAACTACTAGACTATTTGCAGATCGACCCTACGCAATATAATCAAGGGTTCATTGCACGCAAAGCCTTCGCGCAACGGGTCCCCCTAAGCTTTGTTGAGAGAATGGAAAAAGGCAATCCAAATGACCCTCTTTTAAGGCAAGTATTGCCAGTCAAAGAAGAGCTCATTGAACACCCTGATTTTGTATTAGACCCTCTACAAGAGCAAGGCAATAAGCAACCTAGCCTATTACACAAATATCGCAATCGAGTATTACTGATACTGAAAAACAGCTGCGCTATAAACTGTCGTTATTGTTTTCGCCGGCACTTTCCCTACGCAGAAAACCGAGGCGGAAAGGCCATTTGGCAATCTAACATCGATTATATCGCCGCTCACCCTGAGATTGATGAAGTCATTCTATCTGGTGGTGACCCGCTAATGGCAAAGGATGAAGAGCTTCAGTTTTTAGTTACTAAGCTTGCGGAGATCCCGCATCTAAAACGTTTACGTATCCATTCCCGCTTGCCCGTTGTAATTCCTGACAGAATCACCGATGCACTGTGTAACATATTACAACAGACGCGCCTAAAAACCGTACTTGTCATGCATATCAACCACCCTCAAGAAATATCTCAAGACTTGGTATTGGCTTGCCGTAGGCTCAAGCAAGCAGACGTTACCTTACTCAATCAAGGGGTATTATTAAAAGGGGTGAATGATGACGCGAAGGTGCTAGTTAAATTGGGTGAGGAGCTATTTGATGCCGGCATCCTACCTTATTATCTATATGTCTTAGATAAGGTAGCAGGAGCGACTCACTTTTATATTCCAGACGCGAAAGCGAAACAGATAATGGCAGAGGTAATGGCAAATACCTCCGGGTACTTAGTTCCAAAACTCACTAGAGAAATTGGCGGCAAGCCGAGTAAAACTCCACTCGACTTGCAACTAGGTTAA
- a CDS encoding succinate dehydrogenase/fumarate reductase iron-sulfur subunit, protein MPTRIQKVDILRYDPEKDEQPYLQSFEVPFDDTMSVLDAIGYIKDHLDKDLAYRWSCRMAICGSCGIMVDNVPKLACKTFLRDYPNGLKIEPLANFPIEKDLIVDMTPFIERLEAIKPYIIGNDRKVEDGTNIQTPEQMARYKQFAACINCGLCYAACPQFGLNPEFIGPAALTLAHRYNLDSRDNGKQERMELINGDNGAWGCTFVGYCSVVCPKNVDPAAAVNQGKIESSKDFVIAMLKPEDA, encoded by the coding sequence ATGCCAACACGTATTCAAAAAGTCGATATTCTCCGTTATGACCCTGAGAAAGACGAGCAACCGTATCTGCAAAGCTTTGAGGTTCCATTTGATGACACCATGTCGGTGTTGGATGCTATTGGTTATATCAAAGACCACTTAGATAAGGACCTTGCTTACCGCTGGTCTTGTCGTATGGCTATCTGTGGCTCATGTGGCATCATGGTCGATAATGTTCCTAAGCTAGCATGTAAGACCTTCTTACGTGATTACCCAAATGGACTTAAGATAGAGCCATTAGCAAACTTCCCTATCGAAAAAGACCTTATTGTTGATATGACGCCATTTATTGAGCGTCTAGAAGCAATCAAGCCATATATCATAGGTAATGATCGCAAAGTTGAAGATGGTACTAACATCCAGACCCCAGAGCAGATGGCTCGCTACAAGCAATTTGCAGCCTGCATTAACTGCGGACTCTGTTATGCAGCTTGCCCTCAATTTGGCTTAAACCCCGAGTTTATAGGACCTGCTGCCCTTACACTGGCACACCGCTACAACCTAGATTCTCGTGACAACGGTAAGCAAGAGCGCATGGAACTAATCAATGGTGACAACGGCGCTTGGGGCTGTACTTTTGTCGGTTATTGCTCTGTAGTCTGCCCTAAAAATGTTGACCCAGCAGCGGCTGTTAACCAAGGCAAAATTGAGTCTTCTAAAGACTTTGTGATTGCGATGCTAAAACCGGAGGATGCGTAA
- the frdD gene encoding fumarate reductase subunit FrdD, with product MINKNPKRSDEPVWWGLFGAGGSWFAMITPITVFVLGILVPFGVIDADAMSYERVSGFATSLIGALFVIASIALPMWHAMHRLHHGMHDLKLHTGVVGKIACYFVAAFLSCLAVVFVFMI from the coding sequence GTGATTAATAAGAATCCTAAGCGTTCAGACGAACCAGTATGGTGGGGACTTTTTGGTGCTGGTGGTAGCTGGTTTGCAATGATTACCCCTATCACAGTATTTGTACTAGGTATCCTAGTCCCATTTGGAGTGATTGACGCTGATGCTATGAGCTATGAGCGTGTTTCTGGCTTCGCTACTAGCCTAATTGGCGCGTTATTTGTTATTGCATCGATTGCGCTACCTATGTGGCATGCAATGCACAGATTGCACCATGGTATGCATGACCTTAAATTACACACCGGTGTTGTAGGTAAGATTGCTTGCTACTTTGTAGCTGCATTCTTAAGCTGCCTAGCCGTTGTGTTTGTGTTCATGATCTAA
- the epmA gene encoding elongation factor P--(R)-beta-lysine ligase produces the protein MPITFWKPSADIADLRLRAGILSHIRRFFLQRNVLEVDTPALSHAAVTDIHLHTFQTQFVGPGYADGRPLNLMTSPEFHMKRLLAAGSGSIYQICKSFRNEESGRYHNPEFTMLEWYRIGFDHHDLMDEMDELLQQILGCQAAQRMTYQQAFLTVLGVCPLEASMQQLKAVADSLGLSDIAQPEQDRDTLLQLLFSMGVETKIGQQVPAFVYNFPASQAALAKINAQDPRVADRFEVYFKGIELANGFHELDDAKEQLARFESDNQKRVDMGLQPQPIDQYLIEAIKHGLPQCAGVALGIDRLIMLALHKTHIEQVSAFSFPRA, from the coding sequence ATGCCAATAACATTCTGGAAACCAAGTGCTGACATTGCCGATTTACGCCTTCGTGCTGGGATATTAAGTCACATAAGACGGTTTTTCTTGCAGCGTAATGTGCTGGAAGTTGATACGCCTGCATTGAGTCATGCTGCGGTAACCGATATCCACTTACACACCTTTCAAACCCAGTTTGTAGGGCCAGGATATGCTGATGGTCGACCATTGAACCTGATGACCAGCCCTGAATTTCACATGAAAAGATTACTGGCCGCTGGTAGCGGGTCTATCTATCAGATATGTAAGTCTTTCCGTAATGAAGAAAGTGGTCGTTATCACAACCCTGAATTCACGATGCTAGAGTGGTATCGCATTGGATTTGATCATCATGATCTAATGGATGAAATGGATGAACTCTTACAGCAGATTCTAGGGTGTCAAGCGGCGCAGCGTATGACCTACCAACAGGCTTTTTTGACTGTGTTAGGGGTATGTCCTTTAGAGGCCAGTATGCAACAGTTGAAGGCGGTTGCTGATAGTTTAGGTTTGAGCGATATAGCGCAGCCAGAGCAAGACAGAGACACTCTTTTGCAGCTGCTGTTTAGCATGGGAGTAGAAACCAAGATAGGGCAACAGGTTCCAGCCTTTGTGTATAATTTCCCCGCCTCTCAAGCGGCTTTGGCTAAGATTAATGCCCAAGACCCTAGAGTCGCAGACCGCTTTGAGGTTTACTTCAAAGGCATTGAATTAGCGAACGGTTTTCATGAGTTAGATGATGCCAAAGAGCAACTTGCTCGCTTTGAAAGTGACAATCAAAAACGGGTAGACATGGGGCTGCAGCCGCAACCTATCGACCAATACCTGATTGAAGCAATTAAGCATGGTTTGCCACAATGTGCTGGGGTTGCTCTAGGGATAGACCGTTTGATTATGCTGGCGTTACACAAAACCCACATCGAGCAGGTTAGCGCCTTTTCATTCCCCAGGGCATAG
- a CDS encoding VC2662 family protein, producing MKKRLIAVATTVAALTSPLAMADSTPVMFSSVNGFNAPNASSVGGVRLSVLHGKVSEVKGLDISVLGMSERDRMTGVNIGLFFGGSKVNQQMTGAAFGLFNWNPGNTTGANISAVNITNNVKGLNFGLANYSEGKTSADVAFASISKSSTFQLGIFNMTDKIEGVQIGLINCADNGFLKCFPIVNFAK from the coding sequence ATGAAGAAACGACTAATAGCAGTAGCGACCACAGTAGCAGCCCTTACATCTCCTTTGGCTATGGCAGATAGCACACCTGTCATGTTCTCTTCAGTCAATGGGTTTAATGCCCCAAATGCAAGCTCGGTTGGTGGGGTTCGATTATCGGTATTACACGGTAAAGTAAGTGAAGTTAAGGGCTTAGATATTTCGGTATTGGGTATGTCTGAGCGAGATCGAATGACAGGTGTAAATATCGGCCTGTTCTTTGGTGGGTCTAAGGTAAATCAACAGATGACGGGGGCTGCATTCGGTCTATTTAACTGGAACCCAGGAAACACCACTGGGGCGAATATCAGTGCAGTTAATATTACCAATAATGTGAAAGGTCTAAACTTTGGATTGGCCAATTACTCTGAAGGTAAAACCAGTGCTGATGTAGCGTTTGCTAGTATCTCTAAAAGTTCAACCTTCCAACTGGGTATCTTTAATATGACCGATAAGATTGAAGGTGTTCAGATCGGCCTTATTAACTGTGCTGATAATGGTTTTTTGAAGTGCTTCCCTATCGTAAACTTTGCCAAATAG
- the efp gene encoding elongation factor P yields MATVSTNEFKGGLKLMLDSEPCVILENEYVKPGKGQAFNRVKIRKLLSGKVLEKTFKSGETVEVADVLDVDLDYLYNDGEFYHFMNNETFEQIAADVKAVGENAKWLVENNTCMLTLWNGNPIVVTPPNFVELEVTETDPGLKGDTQGTGGKPATLTTGAVVRVPLFIQIGEVVKCDTRTGEYVGRVK; encoded by the coding sequence ATGGCTACTGTAAGTACCAACGAATTTAAAGGCGGCCTTAAGCTAATGCTTGATAGTGAGCCTTGTGTAATCCTAGAAAACGAATACGTTAAACCAGGTAAAGGTCAGGCGTTTAACCGCGTTAAGATCCGTAAACTGCTTTCAGGTAAGGTTTTAGAGAAAACCTTCAAGTCAGGTGAGACTGTTGAAGTAGCTGATGTCTTGGACGTTGACCTAGATTATCTATATAACGACGGCGAATTCTACCACTTTATGAATAATGAAACATTTGAGCAGATTGCTGCGGATGTTAAAGCGGTAGGTGAAAACGCTAAATGGTTGGTTGAGAACAACACTTGTATGCTGACTCTGTGGAATGGCAACCCAATCGTGGTTACGCCACCAAACTTTGTTGAGCTTGAAGTTACGGAAACAGATCCTGGCCTTAAAGGCGATACTCAGGGGACTGGCGGTAAACCGGCAACACTGACTACGGGCGCTGTAGTTCGTGTACCACTATTTATCCAAATTGGTGAAGTAGTGAAATGTGATACTCGTACTGGTGAGTATGTAGGTCGCGTGAAGTAA
- the frdC gene encoding fumarate reductase subunit FrdC codes for MSNRKPYVREMKRTWWKDHSFYRTYMVREATVLPLILFTVFLTIGLGSLVKGPEAWASWLEFMKNPIVVIINLLALAGSLFHAHTFFSMMPQVMPIRVKGKAVDKKAIILAQWAAVAFISLVVLIIV; via the coding sequence ATGAGTAATCGTAAGCCTTATGTTCGTGAGATGAAGCGTACTTGGTGGAAGGATCACTCTTTCTATCGTACTTATATGGTTCGAGAAGCAACAGTACTGCCATTAATCCTGTTCACTGTATTCTTAACCATAGGTCTGGGGTCTTTAGTTAAAGGCCCTGAAGCTTGGGCTAGCTGGCTTGAGTTTATGAAAAACCCTATCGTAGTCATTATCAACCTGCTTGCTTTAGCAGGAAGCCTGTTTCATGCACACACATTCTTTAGCATGATGCCTCAGGTAATGCCTATTCGCGTTAAAGGTAAAGCCGTTGATAAAAAAGCAATTATTCTTGCTCAATGGGCGGCAGTAGCCTTTATTTCACTTGTTGTTCTAATCATAGTTTAA
- a CDS encoding ABC-F family ATPase: MISTANITQQFGAKPLFENISVKFGEGNRYGLIGANGCGKSTFMKILSGELEPSGGNVSYDPNERVAKLNQNQFAYEEFTVIDTVIMGFKELWEVKQERERIYSLPEMTEDEGMLVADLEVQFAEMDGYMAEAKAGELLLAVGIEEELHYGLMSEVAPGWKLRVLLAQVLFADPHIMLLDEPTNNLDMDTIRWLEETLNQRDCTMIIISHDRHFLNSVCTHMADLDYGELRLYPGNYDEYMTAATQVRERLLSDNAKKKAQISELQTFVSRFSANASKAKQATSRAKQIDKIQLEEVKASSRQNPFIRFEQSKELFRNALVVENLTQGFENDLFTDFNAIFEVGERVAIIGENGVGKTTLLNTLAGALNARSGEFKWSENSNIGYYAQDHAEDFAEDLKVFDWMSQWRQEGEDEQVVRSFLGRMLFGQDDIKKSVKVLSGGEQGRMLLGKIMMHKPNILLMDEPTNHMDMESIESLNTALEQYKGTLFFVSHDRVFVDSLATRVLEIKDNKINDFRGTYAELLKSRSITG, translated from the coding sequence TTGATTTCCACAGCTAATATCACTCAACAGTTCGGTGCTAAACCACTTTTTGAAAATATCTCAGTTAAATTTGGTGAAGGCAATCGCTATGGCCTTATCGGTGCTAATGGCTGCGGTAAGTCTACCTTCATGAAGATCTTAAGTGGTGAACTAGAGCCTTCTGGTGGGAACGTTAGCTATGACCCAAATGAGCGTGTTGCTAAGCTAAACCAGAACCAATTTGCTTATGAAGAGTTTACAGTTATTGATACTGTAATCATGGGCTTTAAAGAGCTTTGGGAAGTGAAACAGGAGCGTGAACGCATTTACTCACTGCCTGAGATGACTGAAGACGAAGGTATGCTAGTTGCGGACCTAGAAGTTCAGTTTGCGGAGATGGACGGCTATATGGCAGAAGCCAAAGCCGGAGAGCTTTTGTTGGCTGTTGGTATTGAAGAAGAGCTTCACTATGGCTTGATGAGTGAGGTTGCTCCGGGTTGGAAACTGCGTGTGCTATTGGCTCAGGTGCTATTTGCAGACCCGCACATCATGCTACTTGATGAACCAACCAACAACTTGGATATGGATACTATTCGCTGGCTGGAAGAGACCCTTAATCAGCGTGATTGCACCATGATTATCATTTCGCATGACCGTCACTTCCTTAACTCTGTATGTACTCATATGGCGGATTTGGATTACGGTGAACTGCGCCTATATCCTGGTAATTATGATGAGTACATGACGGCGGCAACTCAGGTTCGCGAACGTTTACTTTCTGATAATGCGAAGAAAAAAGCTCAGATTTCTGAGTTACAAACCTTTGTATCACGCTTCTCTGCAAACGCATCAAAGGCTAAGCAAGCAACCTCTCGTGCTAAGCAAATTGATAAGATTCAGCTTGAAGAAGTTAAGGCATCAAGCCGCCAAAACCCATTTATTCGCTTTGAGCAATCTAAAGAGTTGTTCCGTAATGCACTGGTTGTGGAAAACCTAACTCAAGGCTTTGAAAATGACCTATTCACTGACTTTAACGCTATCTTCGAAGTGGGTGAGCGCGTTGCGATTATCGGTGAGAACGGCGTAGGTAAAACAACGCTACTTAACACCTTGGCAGGTGCACTTAATGCACGCTCAGGTGAGTTCAAGTGGTCTGAAAACTCAAATATTGGCTATTATGCTCAAGACCATGCCGAAGACTTTGCCGAAGACCTGAAGGTTTTTGATTGGATGTCACAATGGCGTCAAGAAGGTGAAGATGAGCAGGTAGTGCGCAGCTTCCTTGGTCGTATGCTATTTGGTCAGGATGATATTAAGAAGTCAGTAAAGGTTCTGTCTGGTGGTGAGCAAGGTCGTATGCTGTTGGGTAAAATCATGATGCATAAGCCAAACATTCTATTGATGGATGAACCAACCAACCACATGGACATGGAATCTATTGAGTCGCTAAATACTGCACTTGAGCAATATAAAGGGACGTTATTCTTCGTATCGCACGACCGTGTGTTCGTAGATTCATTGGCTACCCGAGTGCTTGAAATCAAAGACAATAAGATCAATGACTTCCGTGGTACATATGCGGAGTTGTTGAAGTCGCGTAGTATCACTGGCTAA
- the frdA gene encoding fumarate reductase (quinol) flavoprotein subunit: MKTITTDIAVIGAGGAGLRTAIAAAEANPEMEIALISKVYPMRSHTVAAEGGSAAVVKEEDSLDNHFNDTVGGGDWLCEQDVVEYFVENSTREMIQMEQWGCPWSRKENGEINVRRFGGMKVERTWFAADKTGFHMLHTLFQTSIKYPQIKRFDEYFVVDLLVDQGEIQGLIAIHMAEGELVTIKAKSVVLATGGAGRVYNTNTNGGIVTGDGMAMAYRHGIPLRDMEFVQYHPTGLPGTGILMTEGCRGEGGIIVNKDGYRYLQDYGMGPETPVGQPKNKYMELGPRDKVSQAFWHEQQKGNTIEHPLGDVVHLDLRHLGEEYLQERLPFICELAKAYVNVDPAKEPIPIRPTVHYTMGGIETKPNCETRIKGLFAVGECASVGLHGANRLGSNSLAEFVVFGRVAGEEATKHAQEFKGWNDSAIETQIAEIEKRIEGLLTQQGDESWSDIRTEMGKTMESGCGIYRREDLMQETIDKITELKERYKKISIKDKGKVFNTDLLYAIEVGYGLEVAEAMVHSAILRKESRGAHQRLDEGCTERDDGSYLKHTLAFFKQDSAPSIDYSNVTITKSQPKARLYGAAAEEAAKAEENK, encoded by the coding sequence GTGAAAACAATTACCACAGATATCGCTGTCATCGGCGCCGGAGGCGCTGGTCTTCGAACTGCTATTGCAGCAGCTGAAGCGAACCCAGAAATGGAAATCGCACTAATTTCAAAAGTTTACCCTATGCGCTCTCACACGGTGGCCGCAGAAGGTGGCTCCGCAGCTGTAGTCAAGGAAGAAGATAGCCTAGATAATCACTTCAACGATACCGTTGGCGGTGGTGATTGGCTCTGCGAGCAGGACGTAGTTGAGTATTTCGTTGAGAATTCAACTCGCGAAATGATTCAAATGGAGCAATGGGGCTGCCCATGGAGCCGTAAAGAAAATGGTGAAATCAACGTTCGCCGCTTCGGTGGAATGAAAGTTGAGCGCACTTGGTTTGCAGCCGATAAAACCGGCTTCCATATGCTTCATACCCTATTCCAAACCTCGATCAAATACCCTCAAATCAAGCGTTTTGACGAATACTTTGTGGTTGATCTTCTCGTAGATCAAGGCGAAATTCAGGGACTTATTGCCATTCATATGGCAGAGGGTGAACTGGTAACGATTAAAGCAAAATCCGTTGTTCTGGCAACTGGTGGGGCTGGCCGTGTTTATAACACCAACACCAATGGCGGTATCGTAACCGGTGATGGTATGGCGATGGCTTACCGCCATGGCATTCCGCTACGTGATATGGAATTTGTTCAGTACCACCCAACAGGCCTTCCTGGTACAGGGATACTGATGACCGAAGGTTGTCGCGGTGAAGGGGGCATTATCGTCAACAAGGATGGCTATCGCTATCTACAAGACTACGGTATGGGTCCTGAAACACCGGTTGGTCAACCTAAGAACAAATACATGGAACTGGGCCCTCGTGATAAGGTTTCACAAGCGTTCTGGCACGAGCAACAAAAAGGCAACACCATCGAGCACCCATTAGGCGATGTTGTTCACTTGGATCTTCGCCACCTAGGTGAAGAGTACCTTCAAGAGCGTCTACCATTTATCTGTGAGCTTGCTAAAGCTTATGTCAATGTAGACCCAGCCAAAGAGCCAATCCCAATCCGTCCAACGGTTCACTACACCATGGGTGGTATCGAAACCAAACCTAACTGTGAGACTCGAATCAAAGGGTTATTTGCAGTGGGTGAATGTGCCTCGGTTGGTCTACACGGTGCAAACCGCTTAGGCTCTAACTCTCTGGCTGAATTTGTAGTATTTGGTCGTGTAGCAGGCGAAGAAGCCACCAAGCACGCTCAAGAATTTAAAGGCTGGAACGATTCCGCTATCGAAACACAGATTGCTGAGATTGAGAAACGTATCGAAGGCCTACTTACTCAACAAGGTGATGAAAGCTGGTCTGATATTCGTACTGAAATGGGTAAAACCATGGAATCAGGCTGTGGTATCTACCGCCGTGAAGACCTAATGCAAGAGACGATTGATAAGATCACTGAGCTCAAAGAGCGCTATAAGAAGATCAGCATCAAAGATAAAGGCAAGGTATTCAACACTGATTTACTTTATGCGATTGAAGTGGGTTACGGCCTAGAAGTGGCTGAAGCAATGGTTCACTCCGCAATCCTGCGCAAAGAATCTCGCGGTGCACATCAACGCCTAGATGAGGGTTGTACAGAGCGTGATGATGGTAGCTATCTTAAGCATACTCTGGCTTTCTTCAAACAAGATTCTGCACCATCGATCGATTACAGCAATGTGACCATCACTAAGTCTCAACCTAAAGCTCGCCTATACGGCGCAGCAGCAGAAGAAGCGGCTAAAGCAGAGGAAAACAAGTAA